A single region of the Halobacterium wangiae genome encodes:
- a CDS encoding alpha/beta hydrolase, translating to MSEADPHDGQPVEHRGTPLEDAERAVVLLHGRGARATGMLQFADDLPSEATAFVAPQAARATWYPKSFLEPTRENEPWFSSALSLVGDVFRDVTEHVPADRVLLLGFSQGACLGSEFVARNPRRFGGFVAFSGGLHGPEGTTYDYAGSLDGTPVFLGCSDRDPHIPESRVHETKAVFESVDADVTERIYEGMGHGVNEDELKFAASMVDSL from the coding sequence GTGAGCGAAGCTGACCCCCACGACGGCCAGCCGGTCGAACACCGCGGCACGCCACTGGAGGACGCCGAGCGGGCCGTCGTCCTGCTCCACGGCCGGGGTGCGCGAGCGACTGGGATGCTCCAGTTCGCCGACGACCTGCCCAGCGAGGCCACCGCGTTCGTCGCGCCGCAGGCCGCCCGCGCTACCTGGTACCCGAAGAGCTTCCTCGAACCCACCAGGGAGAACGAGCCGTGGTTCTCCTCAGCGCTCTCGCTCGTCGGCGACGTCTTCCGCGACGTCACCGAGCACGTGCCCGCCGACCGCGTCCTCCTCCTGGGGTTCTCCCAGGGCGCCTGTCTCGGCAGCGAGTTCGTCGCGCGCAACCCCCGGCGCTTCGGCGGCTTCGTCGCGTTCTCCGGCGGCCTCCACGGCCCCGAGGGCACCACCTACGACTACGCCGGCAGCCTCGACGGCACGCCCGTCTTCCTCGGCTGCAGCGACCGCGACCCCCACATCCCGGAGTCGCGCGTCCACGAGACGAAGGCCGTTTTCGAGTCGGTGGACGCCGACGTCACCGAACGCATCTACGAGGGCATGGGCCACGGCGTCAACGAGGACGAACTGAAGTTCGCGGCTAGTATGGTCGACAGTCTGTAG
- the msrB gene encoding peptide-methionine (R)-S-oxide reductase MsrB, with protein MSNTPETDVDWREKLSEEEYRVLREQGTERPYSGEHVDRDEDGTYTCAGCGAVLFDAETKFDAHCGWPSFWDAIDGDAVERRPDDSHGMERTEVVCANCGGHLGHVFADGPEPTGERFCINSVALDFEPEA; from the coding sequence ATGTCGAACACACCCGAAACCGACGTCGACTGGCGCGAGAAACTCTCCGAGGAGGAGTACCGCGTGCTGCGCGAGCAGGGGACCGAGCGCCCGTACTCCGGCGAGCACGTCGACCGCGACGAGGACGGCACGTACACCTGTGCGGGTTGCGGCGCCGTGCTCTTCGACGCGGAGACGAAGTTCGACGCGCACTGCGGCTGGCCGAGTTTCTGGGACGCCATCGACGGCGACGCCGTCGAGCGCCGCCCCGACGACAGCCACGGGATGGAACGCACGGAGGTCGTCTGCGCGAACTGCGGCGGCCACCTCGGCCACGTCTTCGCGGACGGGCCGGAGCCGACGGGCGAGCGGTTCTGCATCAACTCCGTCGCGCTCGACTTCGAACCCGAGGCGTAG
- a CDS encoding DEAD/DEAH box helicase, protein MTDISKEAFHDALESVGRPVATAAQVARALGCTQAEAAEALDELAERGDVERAGVESDPVVWYPRDWLELTDRERVVPFPGRREIIVDQPAQFTRAQLSRFAHLEDTTRTGSYRYVVREEDVWAAPFESLDALLEAMRRVLPREVPGLEDWVEEQWTRATRFRLRTHDDGYVVLEAKSESLLGNVAEQKLADDVLRAKISDTEAWVAEEKVAELKRTLYEAGYPVRDDRDLETGDPLDVTLNLELRDYQADWVQRFVDANSGVLVGPPGAGKTVAAMGALEAVGGETLVLVPSRELAAQWRDELLAHTSLTREEVGEYHGGSKEVRPVTIATYQTAGMDRHRHVFDDREWGLIVYDEAHHIPSEVFRRSADLQSKHRLGLSATPVREDDREMDIYTLIGPPIGTDWDALFDAGYVAEPEVEIRYVPWLDDDARYEYASESGHTRRRLAAENPAKDEEAQHLLRQHPDKQALVFVDYLEQGHRLADVLDAPFVSGETRHVERESLFDQFRTGALDTLVVSRIGDEGIDLPDAELAVVASGLGGSRRQGAQRAGRTMRPGGQSLLFVLATRGTEEEDDARNRMRHLAAKGVRVTESGSDRD, encoded by the coding sequence GTGACAGACATCTCGAAGGAGGCGTTCCACGACGCACTCGAGTCCGTGGGACGCCCCGTCGCCACCGCCGCACAGGTCGCGCGGGCGCTGGGGTGCACGCAGGCCGAGGCCGCCGAGGCCCTGGACGAACTCGCCGAGCGCGGTGACGTCGAGCGGGCGGGCGTGGAGTCCGACCCCGTGGTGTGGTACCCGCGGGACTGGCTCGAGCTGACCGACCGCGAGCGCGTCGTGCCGTTCCCGGGGCGCCGCGAGATCATCGTCGACCAGCCCGCGCAGTTCACGCGCGCACAGCTCTCGCGGTTCGCACACCTCGAAGACACGACGCGGACTGGGAGCTACCGCTACGTCGTCCGGGAGGAAGACGTCTGGGCGGCGCCGTTCGAGTCCCTGGACGCGCTGCTCGAGGCGATGCGGCGCGTGCTCCCGCGCGAGGTTCCCGGCCTCGAGGACTGGGTCGAGGAGCAGTGGACGCGAGCGACCCGATTCCGCCTACGGACCCATGACGACGGCTACGTCGTCCTGGAAGCGAAGAGCGAGAGCCTGCTCGGGAACGTCGCCGAGCAGAAACTCGCCGACGACGTGCTGCGCGCGAAGATATCGGACACGGAGGCGTGGGTCGCCGAGGAGAAGGTCGCGGAACTGAAGCGCACGCTGTACGAGGCGGGCTACCCCGTCCGGGACGACCGCGACCTCGAGACCGGGGACCCCCTCGACGTCACGCTCAACCTCGAACTGCGGGACTACCAGGCCGACTGGGTGCAGCGGTTCGTCGACGCGAACTCCGGCGTGCTCGTCGGGCCCCCGGGCGCCGGGAAGACCGTCGCCGCGATGGGCGCTCTCGAAGCGGTCGGCGGCGAGACGCTGGTGCTCGTTCCGAGCCGCGAACTCGCCGCGCAGTGGCGCGACGAACTGCTCGCGCACACCTCGCTCACCCGCGAGGAGGTCGGCGAGTACCACGGTGGCAGCAAGGAGGTCCGTCCCGTGACCATCGCGACGTACCAGACCGCGGGCATGGACCGCCACCGCCACGTCTTCGACGACCGGGAGTGGGGGCTCATCGTCTACGACGAGGCCCACCACATCCCCTCGGAGGTATTCCGGCGCTCCGCTGACCTCCAGAGCAAACACCGCCTCGGCTTGAGCGCCACACCGGTCCGCGAGGACGACCGAGAGATGGACATCTACACGCTCATCGGGCCGCCCATCGGGACGGACTGGGACGCGCTGTTCGACGCGGGCTACGTCGCGGAACCGGAGGTCGAGATACGCTACGTTCCGTGGTTGGACGACGACGCGCGCTACGAGTACGCCAGCGAGAGCGGGCACACGCGTCGGCGACTCGCCGCGGAGAACCCCGCGAAAGACGAGGAGGCGCAACACCTGCTCCGCCAGCACCCCGACAAGCAGGCGCTCGTGTTCGTCGACTACCTCGAACAGGGTCACCGACTCGCGGACGTCCTCGACGCGCCGTTCGTGAGCGGGGAGACGCGCCACGTGGAGCGCGAGTCGCTGTTCGACCAGTTCCGCACTGGCGCACTTGACACGCTCGTCGTCTCCCGCATCGGGGACGAGGGCATCGACCTGCCGGACGCCGAACTCGCCGTCGTCGCGTCGGGGCTCGGCGGCAGTCGGCGGCAGGGCGCCCAGCGCGCCGGCCGGACGATGCGGCCGGGCGGCCAGTCGCTGCTGTTCGTGCTAGCGACCCGTGGCACCGAGGAGGAGGACGACGCGCGCAACCGGATGCGCCACCTCGCGGCGAAGGGCGTGCGCGTTACCGAGTCGGGGAGCGACCGTGACTGA
- a CDS encoding methyl-accepting chemotaxis protein, with the protein MFEFLTSVVAGVTGSASSADADSSAGGGVEPPGDLDGDDHDPEAWRERATVGSVVESIMDGMGYPIFIVDDEGYFTQLNEEGRELFGREPGELYGDCLFDYDEADNSVMRKVLETGEAVRNLEDTVSVDGEEVPVNRTVMPFFGADGDVVGALEINEEITERVELREREEQLEAYQSEVVDELKESLDALSQGDFTVEPEVREPDADFEAIRNVYWEFDEMASDLDHAVRTTRESLTTARDHAAELDEIAETLSEASEEASSAIGEIEASSDQVSEVAQQQTERTERAEANVSELSATVEEIAATAQEIDRLAEDANELASEGTDDAEDAIERMEAAMAASERNMEVVQSLEERMDTINEMTEMIDEIADQTSLLALNANIEAARAGEDGSGFKVVADEVKALAEESKEAVAEIAEIVDDLKDGIDTTAEAIGDSNEEVKQGAAAVEDVVDRIEEIDEAIAETNHGLSEITSATEDQAESAETVHQLVEEVADSSRDVSGRMQQVAAGVQQQRESVTDVADQSRDVDDIADDMAASLTDFRLDEDERATVDDE; encoded by the coding sequence ATGTTCGAATTTCTAACGAGTGTAGTCGCCGGCGTCACCGGCTCGGCGAGCAGCGCCGACGCCGACAGCTCGGCGGGCGGCGGCGTCGAGCCGCCCGGCGACCTGGACGGAGACGACCACGACCCCGAGGCGTGGCGGGAACGAGCGACGGTCGGCTCCGTCGTCGAGAGCATCATGGACGGGATGGGCTACCCCATCTTCATCGTCGACGACGAGGGCTACTTCACGCAGCTCAACGAGGAGGGTCGGGAGCTGTTCGGCCGCGAGCCGGGCGAGCTGTACGGCGACTGCCTCTTCGACTACGACGAGGCCGACAACTCGGTGATGCGGAAGGTCCTCGAGACCGGCGAGGCGGTCCGGAACCTCGAGGACACGGTCAGCGTCGACGGCGAGGAGGTCCCGGTCAACCGCACCGTCATGCCGTTCTTCGGGGCCGACGGCGACGTCGTCGGCGCCCTCGAGATCAACGAGGAGATCACCGAGCGTGTCGAGTTGCGCGAGCGCGAGGAGCAACTCGAGGCCTATCAGAGCGAGGTCGTCGACGAACTCAAGGAGAGCCTCGACGCGCTCTCCCAGGGTGACTTCACCGTCGAACCCGAGGTCCGCGAACCCGACGCCGACTTCGAGGCCATCAGGAACGTCTACTGGGAGTTCGACGAGATGGCGTCGGACCTCGACCACGCGGTGCGGACCACTCGCGAGTCGCTGACGACCGCCCGCGACCACGCCGCGGAACTCGACGAGATCGCGGAGACGCTCAGCGAGGCCAGCGAGGAGGCGAGCTCGGCGATCGGCGAGATCGAGGCGTCCAGCGACCAGGTCTCGGAGGTCGCCCAGCAGCAGACCGAGCGCACGGAGCGCGCTGAGGCGAACGTCTCGGAGCTCTCCGCGACCGTCGAGGAGATCGCGGCGACCGCCCAGGAGATCGACCGTCTGGCCGAGGACGCCAACGAACTCGCCTCCGAGGGGACCGACGACGCCGAGGACGCGATCGAGCGGATGGAGGCCGCGATGGCCGCCTCCGAGCGCAACATGGAGGTCGTCCAGTCCCTCGAGGAGCGGATGGACACGATCAACGAGATGACGGAGATGATCGACGAGATCGCCGATCAGACCAGCCTCCTCGCGCTCAACGCGAACATCGAAGCCGCGCGCGCTGGCGAGGACGGCAGCGGCTTCAAGGTCGTCGCCGACGAGGTGAAGGCGCTCGCCGAGGAGTCCAAGGAGGCCGTCGCCGAGATCGCGGAGATCGTCGACGACCTCAAGGACGGCATCGACACCACCGCCGAAGCGATCGGCGACAGCAACGAGGAGGTCAAGCAGGGCGCCGCCGCCGTCGAGGACGTCGTCGACCGCATCGAGGAGATCGACGAGGCCATTGCCGAGACGAACCACGGTCTCAGCGAGATCACGAGCGCCACCGAGGACCAGGCCGAGAGCGCCGAGACGGTCCACCAGCTCGTCGAGGAGGTCGCCGACTCCAGCCGCGACGTGAGCGGCCGCATGCAGCAGGTCGCCGCGGGCGTCCAGCAGCAACGCGAGTCCGTCACCGACGTCGCCGACCAGTCCCGCGACGTCGACGACATCGCCGACGATATGGCCGCCAGCCTCACGGACTTCCGCCTCGACGAGGACGAGCGAGCGACCGTCGACGACGAGTAG
- a CDS encoding dihydroorotase, whose protein sequence is MGTQSADLRVVNARVVTPSGTIDGGVASRDGKIVSVGTEANLPDAERTIDAEGNYLIPGFIDPHVHWGLSRYEYDYHEGLEHDFETETRGAVHGGVTTVVNFLLQPDPYLPDMEFFKQAGEENSYIDFAYHAIVHQDEHVDEIEGLAEEGIRSFKIFFNWYKHASPELGIDHSDAGRTYKVLDKVSEINNGVVMFHAENEDLAYERRKELQEEGRNDLLAWSESAPNICEAMQIEQIARLTEYTDSRAYIVHMSTGEGVDICERWQDQGVNVHAETLPAFLSHTKHDEELGTWGKISPPLRGEESQKRLWEGLRNGTVDYLGTDHCPHKLEFKEKDTGKHGDIWDAIPGDNNGIEYFLPVMMSEGVNKNRISMERLVEICAENNAKRWGLYPRKGALVEGSDADMVIVDLDKSKVVDDDFYHTMEPRYSTFHGDELTGLPTHTIVGGEVVVKDDELQVDAGGRDYLPRYDNGVPRGDE, encoded by the coding sequence ATGGGCACGCAGTCCGCAGACCTGAGAGTCGTCAATGCGCGCGTCGTCACTCCGTCGGGCACGATCGACGGTGGCGTGGCGTCGCGCGACGGCAAGATCGTGTCGGTGGGTACGGAAGCCAACCTCCCCGACGCGGAACGAACCATCGACGCAGAGGGCAACTACCTGATTCCCGGGTTCATCGACCCGCACGTCCACTGGGGGCTCTCGCGCTACGAGTACGACTACCACGAGGGCCTCGAACACGACTTCGAGACCGAGACCCGCGGGGCGGTCCACGGCGGCGTCACCACCGTCGTGAACTTCCTCCTCCAGCCGGACCCCTACCTCCCGGACATGGAGTTCTTCAAGCAGGCGGGCGAGGAGAACTCCTACATCGACTTCGCGTACCACGCGATCGTCCACCAGGACGAGCACGTCGACGAGATCGAAGGCCTGGCCGAGGAGGGCATCCGTTCGTTCAAGATCTTCTTCAACTGGTACAAGCACGCCAGCCCCGAACTCGGCATCGACCACTCCGACGCCGGCCGCACCTACAAGGTGCTCGACAAGGTCTCCGAGATCAACAACGGCGTCGTGATGTTCCACGCGGAGAACGAGGACCTCGCCTACGAGCGCCGCAAGGAGCTCCAGGAGGAGGGCCGCAACGACCTCCTCGCGTGGTCGGAGTCCGCGCCGAACATCTGTGAGGCGATGCAGATCGAGCAGATCGCTCGCCTCACCGAGTACACGGACTCCCGCGCGTACATCGTCCACATGTCCACGGGCGAGGGCGTCGACATCTGCGAGCGCTGGCAGGACCAGGGCGTCAACGTCCACGCAGAGACGCTCCCCGCGTTCCTCAGCCACACGAAACACGACGAGGAACTCGGCACGTGGGGGAAGATCAGCCCGCCGCTCCGCGGCGAAGAGTCCCAGAAGCGCCTCTGGGAGGGCCTCCGCAACGGCACCGTCGACTACCTCGGCACCGACCACTGCCCGCACAAACTCGAGTTCAAGGAGAAGGACACGGGCAAGCACGGCGACATCTGGGACGCCATCCCCGGCGACAACAACGGCATCGAGTACTTCCTCCCCGTGATGATGAGCGAGGGCGTCAACAAGAACCGCATCTCGATGGAACGCCTCGTCGAGATCTGCGCCGAGAACAACGCCAAGCGCTGGGGCCTCTACCCCCGGAAGGGCGCGCTGGTCGAGGGGTCGGACGCCGACATGGTCATCGTCGACCTAGACAAGAGCAAGGTCGTCGACGACGACTTCTACCACACGATGGAGCCCCGCTACTCGACGTTCCACGGCGACGAACTGACGGGTCTCCCGACCCACACCATCGTCGGCGGCGAGGTCGTCGTCAAGGACGACGAACTGCAGGTCGACGCCGGCGGTCGCGACTACCTGCCCCGGTACGACAACGGCGTGCCGCGCGGCGACGAGTAG
- a CDS encoding thiolase C-terminal domain-containing protein has translation MERAITIGGAGMTRFASDADADVRTLLERASSRALDDAGVAGHELDAVHVGNMAAEAFEDLSGLHNALAASLGAHGAQADRVENTSASGASAFQRGVQAVASGAADTVLVAGGERMSSASTETATGVIGSIVHPEEYAHGVTLPSFGGLAADAYLRRYDAPYEALATVAAKNHANGARNEYAQFQKEVTVEDAADSPLIADPLRLYDCCPTSDGAAALVLQADGGEVTVRSCESAVGTHAVAERDDPLEIESVATAGERAFVTADRDQADVDVACIHDAFTVLELLELEELGFYDAGEAWQATMDGETRRNGDLPVNPGGGLKARGHPLGATGVSQLVELVWQLRGEADGRQVDCETGLAVNVAGFGNNAVCSILEVST, from the coding sequence ATGGAGAGAGCCATCACTATCGGCGGTGCCGGTATGACGCGCTTCGCCTCGGACGCCGACGCCGACGTCAGAACGCTGCTGGAGCGTGCGTCGTCGCGCGCGCTCGACGACGCGGGCGTCGCTGGCCACGAACTCGACGCCGTCCACGTCGGGAACATGGCCGCGGAGGCATTCGAGGACCTCTCGGGCCTCCACAACGCGCTCGCGGCGAGCCTCGGCGCCCACGGCGCGCAGGCCGACCGCGTGGAGAACACGAGCGCGAGCGGCGCGAGCGCGTTCCAGCGCGGCGTACAGGCGGTCGCCTCGGGCGCCGCGGACACCGTGCTCGTCGCCGGCGGCGAGCGCATGTCCAGTGCGAGCACGGAGACGGCCACCGGCGTCATCGGGAGCATCGTCCACCCCGAGGAGTACGCCCACGGCGTCACGCTCCCGTCGTTCGGCGGCCTCGCCGCGGACGCCTACCTCCGGCGCTACGACGCGCCCTACGAGGCCCTCGCCACGGTCGCCGCGAAGAACCACGCGAACGGCGCGAGAAACGAGTACGCGCAGTTCCAGAAGGAGGTAACGGTCGAGGACGCCGCCGACTCCCCGCTCATCGCGGACCCCCTCCGCCTCTACGACTGCTGTCCGACCAGTGACGGCGCGGCCGCGCTCGTCCTGCAGGCCGACGGTGGCGAGGTGACGGTCCGGTCCTGCGAGAGCGCGGTCGGCACGCACGCCGTCGCGGAGCGCGACGACCCGCTCGAGATCGAGAGCGTCGCGACGGCGGGCGAGCGCGCGTTCGTCACCGCCGACCGCGACCAGGCGGACGTCGACGTCGCGTGCATCCACGACGCGTTCACCGTCCTGGAACTGCTCGAACTCGAGGAACTCGGCTTCTACGACGCCGGGGAGGCGTGGCAGGCGACGATGGACGGCGAGACGCGCCGCAACGGCGACCTGCCGGTGAACCCCGGCGGCGGCCTGAAGGCCCGCGGCCACCCGCTCGGCGCGACCGGGGTCTCCCAGCTCGTCGAACTCGTCTGGCAGTTGCGGGGCGAGGCCGACGGCAGGCAGGTGGACTGCGAGACCGGCCTGGCGGTGAACGTCGCCGGCTTCGGGAACAACGCGGTCTGTTCCATCTTGGAGGTGAGCACATGA
- a CDS encoding Zn-ribbon domain-containing OB-fold protein: MTATECETCGEQWAYDRVRCPNCGGETFADVELGEGVLVSTTVSRVTPPGVREPNPLGIARFGDVALTAQLVDEELSAGDEVVLTGDYELREGHRGPRLERA; the protein is encoded by the coding sequence ATGACTGCGACTGAGTGCGAGACCTGCGGCGAGCAGTGGGCGTACGACCGCGTCCGCTGTCCGAACTGTGGCGGCGAAACGTTCGCGGACGTCGAACTCGGCGAGGGCGTACTCGTCTCCACCACCGTCTCGCGGGTGACGCCACCGGGCGTCCGGGAGCCGAACCCGCTGGGAATCGCCCGGTTCGGCGACGTGGCGCTGACGGCACAGCTCGTCGACGAGGAACTGAGCGCGGGCGACGAGGTGGTGCTGACGGGCGACTACGAACTCCGCGAGGGGCACCGCGGCCCGCGGCTGGAACGCGCCTGA
- a CDS encoding uracil-xanthine permease family protein translates to MVEYGIEDKPPLGQSILLGTQHWLTMIGATVAIPLVLAGALGFDGGQTAQLVGTFFVVSGIATLAQTTVGNRYPIVQGGTFSMLGPAIAIITVLTASGTTEPTVLMRELQGAIIIAGAVEVLIGYFGIFGSLKKYIGPLVISVVIALIGLALIGVPQIISASQNWYLAGLTLVLIVLFSQYLEDYSRVFKLFPVLLGLGAAYLLAVVLSVAGIVDIVSFSAIREAPALRPITPFQWGMPLFTPSFAAGMIAGMLASAIESFGDYHSVARMAGEGAPNKKRINHGLGMEGLGNVFAGIMGTGNGSTSYTENVGAIGITGVASRYVVQIGAVVMIVVGYVGYFGAFVTTIPSAIVGGLFLAMFAQIVGVGLSQLQHVDLNQNRNVFVLGFGLFAGLSIPQYISSVQNAEGITFEAGMSQVPVLGSVLGIPEVATTLSIILGTEIAVGGIAAFILDNTIPGTPEERGLTAWEDITEDEDAFEPYHERYMPGGEPANEKLADD, encoded by the coding sequence ATGGTAGAGTACGGTATCGAGGACAAGCCGCCACTCGGCCAGTCGATACTGCTGGGAACCCAGCACTGGCTGACGATGATCGGTGCGACGGTCGCCATCCCGCTCGTTCTCGCGGGCGCTCTCGGCTTCGACGGGGGCCAGACCGCCCAGCTCGTCGGGACGTTCTTCGTGGTCTCGGGCATCGCGACGCTCGCACAGACCACCGTCGGGAACCGCTACCCCATCGTGCAGGGTGGGACGTTCTCGATGCTCGGTCCGGCAATCGCCATCATCACCGTGTTGACGGCCTCCGGGACGACAGAACCGACCGTACTGATGCGAGAGCTCCAGGGTGCCATCATCATCGCCGGTGCCGTCGAGGTGCTCATCGGCTACTTCGGCATCTTCGGTAGCCTGAAGAAGTACATCGGGCCGCTGGTCATCTCCGTGGTCATCGCCCTCATCGGGCTCGCACTAATCGGAGTGCCACAGATCATCAGCGCCTCGCAGAACTGGTACCTCGCGGGACTGACGCTCGTACTCATCGTCCTGTTCTCGCAGTACCTCGAGGACTACTCGCGGGTGTTCAAGCTCTTCCCGGTGTTACTGGGACTGGGCGCGGCGTACCTGCTCGCAGTAGTGCTCTCGGTCGCGGGTATCGTCGACATCGTCTCCTTCTCGGCCATCCGGGAGGCGCCCGCACTCCGCCCGATCACGCCGTTCCAGTGGGGTATGCCGCTGTTCACGCCGTCGTTCGCAGCCGGTATGATCGCGGGGATGCTCGCGTCGGCCATCGAGAGCTTCGGAGACTACCACTCCGTCGCCCGGATGGCTGGCGAGGGCGCCCCGAACAAGAAGCGCATCAACCACGGCCTCGGTATGGAGGGCCTCGGCAACGTCTTCGCGGGGATCATGGGGACCGGTAACGGCTCCACGTCCTACACGGAGAACGTCGGCGCCATCGGTATCACCGGCGTCGCCTCCCGCTACGTCGTCCAGATCGGCGCCGTGGTGATGATCGTCGTCGGCTACGTCGGGTACTTCGGTGCGTTCGTCACCACCATCCCGAGCGCCATCGTCGGCGGTCTGTTCCTCGCGATGTTCGCACAGATCGTCGGTGTCGGGCTCTCGCAGCTCCAGCACGTCGACCTGAACCAGAACCGCAACGTGTTCGTGCTCGGGTTCGGGCTGTTCGCTGGCCTGTCCATCCCGCAGTACATCTCGAGCGTTCAGAACGCCGAGGGGATCACTTTCGAGGCCGGAATGTCGCAGGTGCCGGTCCTGGGCTCGGTCCTCGGCATCCCCGAGGTCGCGACGACCCTCAGCATCATCCTCGGCACCGAGATCGCGGTCGGCGGCATCGCCGCGTTCATCCTCGACAACACCATCCCCGGCACGCCGGAGGAACGCGGCCTCACCGCCTGGGAGGACATCACCGAGGACGAGGACGCCTTCGAGCCGTACCACGAACGGTACATGCCCGGCGGCGAACCCGCGAACGAGAAACTCGCGGACGACTAA